ataaattgcaaaaaggtctttgagaagtcatgattttcggcagcaaaataacgcggagcaacttgcaggtgtcgctccggaaggtcgctccagggccgatttttggtgtctccgggcgagaggtcccgagcgactttggtgtgtcgctccaacgggtcgctctggatcgggatCGACCTTgataggtcgctctgagaggtcgctccagggtcatctaagactgttcggagtgacgagaacgcgagcgacttcatggcgtcgctttaggaggtcgctccgagaggggtgtgagatgcgagcgacctcggcgcgtcgctctgggcaagtcgcttcACGGGGTGagtatggcgagcgacttcacggggtcgctccagctaggtcgctctgagaggtgctttggagcgacctcatgacgtcgctgcggaacctcggtcccatgctctgctcgtccaatgatcacatatttcacctcctttgagctccaaatgcatccaaatagccccaagaactccatgtggcactccaacacctgatagagactcatgtatgcaaaatgtaacctaaacatgactaaatcctagtctatatgatcaaaatgcacatggataaatggataagataatggaaatatgcaagatatcagttaCCATTTTCTTAGTTACAATTAATTGGTAGGTTTGTTTAACAGTGTGATTTGTTTGGTATCGTTAGATTAAAAGATGAGAAAATTAATCTGATGGCTGGTTGGGTAAAGAGAGGGAAGGCGGGCGTGAAATGGGGAGATTTGGTCAAGCGAAGCGTGGTTAGGTGAGGAGTGGTCACGGGAATTGGGAGAGGGTTGACTAGAGTGGTCACAGTAATTGGGAGAGGGTTGAGGAATTTTGGTCGAAGAAAATGTGATTGAAAGTGCCATGCGTTGTATTGCTGTTTATTGGAGAGTTGGGGTCAGTTTCAATCGGTGTGTCACAGTTGTGGCCGGGCTGATGTGGTGGAGGAGTAGAAGACGGTTGAAAAACAGACAGCATCCACACTTCCCCAACACTTCTCCCAACCAAAAGACATGGATTGTGTCTTCGTCGGATCGGAGGAGAAAGATGGCGGTCGTCGCTATTCATCTGAAAAGGAATCAAATGGATCTAAGTAAATCTATAACACAAGGTTTGAAATAagattaaaatggtaaaataattgaaaaaaggTGGAAACTTGGAGTCACCGTAGAGTTTGGGCTGCAACAGTGAGAATTGACAGTTTGCCGATGAGACAGAACAAATTGCCGGCCAGAATGAAAAAAATCGCTGGTGAGAATAAACGAATCGTGGTTGAAAattgaagaaatattataatttggagTCACCTATGCTTTGGGATGAAGCGGTGGGAAGATTTACGGTGTCTAAGGTTTAGACAAATATTGTGGTAATGAGGAGTTAGATATGGAGAAAGTAAAAAGGTAACTATTATAATTTTAGTTTGAAGAATAGTTTAGACATTGCTATATGAGAAAATACTTGACAAGAGAAAGTATGCTAGGGTGATACGAGGAGTCACAATAATTAAGGAGGTCCAATGCTCAACTAGACCGTGGAGGGTCCAATGGTCCACCCAACtctaaactaattttgtaaCCATTATGcccaaaaacctaacaaatctcACAATGGTCAGATTTATTCTAAGCGAGCCGAACcaaatgattaattaattatcttttAGTTAAAGTTATACTATATCAATTTCTCAATAAACTACCTATTACAATTAGTTAAATCTTCCATAAACCAAAATTCACGGAAATAATGCTTCATGAAATATTTAGATATTAAACcccataagaaaacaaaaatatcataaacAAGAGTTATTATAAAAGCCTTTTTGGTTTTGTGGCCCAAAGGTGATTAAGCTGACTCGATAATCGGTTTAATATAACATTAAAGGTTTACTTttgatttggttcggtttatttttctataatctATTGCGAGATCACGTGAGGCGCATGTGGACAGGACATCCAACGAAATGGGCCAATCGCTTTAAAGTGAAGACTTTTTATTACCCCATAAAAAAGcatctaatcttttttttttctttctcaaaacGTCTTttgcatctctctctctctttcccctCCTCCTCCGGCTCCATTTGGCGATAGAACAAGTCATGTACCAATCATCTTCCTCCACGTCATCATCGTCACAAAGATCATCGCTCCCCGGCGGTGGAGGCGGTGGCGCAGGACTGATCCGATACGGGTCAGCTCCTGGATCGCTTCTGAACTCTATGGTGGATGAAGTCATTGGAGGGTCAAACGGTCGAGACTTCAACTTTCCACCGCCGGATAACTTCCTCGGTGATTTCTTCGCCGGAGCTGATTCTTCCTCGCTGAGATCCGAGTCCATGACTTGCGGAGTCAACTCATCCGACGGCCAAAAACATCTTGGCAGCagcaacaataataataataataataataataataaagatttgctcCTGGACAGATCCTACGGTGGATTCAACGAGATCTCACAGCACAAGATCAACAACCacgttggaggaggaggaagtaGCTCTGGATCTTACTCTCTAGCTAGACAACGTAGCTCTCCTGCTGACTTCTTCAGCTACCTCTCCGGTGAAAAAAACAGtgagtttactatttttattcttttcaagaaaaatttatttgatgatattaatataaaagATTCATAACTTCTAGGATTTGCCATAATCGTAATGTAGTTTATAAGATTAAGTTGGTTACTAGATGAAGAACAACAACCATCATTCATTCTGACGGATCTATTTGGTGAAATCTTCTGTCAAGAGGCAGCTGAGGGTATTTTTGGTATCTCGTTATACTGATTACGTAGCTTTATAGAAACAGTTTCCACTTTCCATAGTATTTTTACGATACGACGCTATAATGAGTTGACATTTGTGAGATCAAGGGTGTTTGGTAATTTAGCTAGTTGGTATTTGTGCAAGACGTGATCCTCGTATCTTCAAAATGACGAAAAGGTCCTTGGTCCGAACCACGTGCTTGAAAATACAGTACAATGTGGCTCGGTTACCCttaaaatcccctatatattatttgtgaaacattacaacttctttttgtagccacgtatCGTCActatgatgattcttagaattactagagaaatagattggtccatctaattatataataaactttttattaaactaaccataaattcattattaatgtcaattattatttccttaattaaagattacggaattgcctaatgtgagtaaagtatatatgacaattaatgattttgaataaaaaagatctgataaaaaaatgtatcttctatcaaatttgtttaatttaaaactattaaaataactttaaaaaaacaaaataaccatattataaaaatttagatttttctgtatattttatattttgaattttaaaaaatgactataaattactaaaattgttaaaagtctcacattcaaattttgcgatccatggtttaaaatttttgttatgacaaaatacaaatgattacaaaatcatataagcaaaagtctaatttaattaatcattaagatttaaaatatatatgtatatatatatcattctaaattaaactataaaccatattgaataaataaatattttagtttcaaaatttactttgaataatttttttgataaaagttttgaactaacattgataaattttttaaaattatcaattactaaaattattagtcccacaatgaaaattttgttatcagtaatttaaagtttttgctattaaagatacacatgataaaaaaaacatatgagtagaaaacaccattaaaaaaatagacattaatattaaaaatatactatgtatgttaatatcatttaaatttaattacatatcctatcaaatttttttaaaaaattgtttgtattaataaaattgatttatacgttcgcaccaattttattatatatgtaatagttactgacttttaattatttaatatatatttattatttcataatatgtaagaacatataatacataaaataatttatatatataatttttattccgCGCAAGTTGCCGATCTTAATCTAGTAGGatattatttagtatatatCTTCGAGGGATCCTATAAGCCAAGTtgcattttaaaatcaaataaaataagagGATGGTGTTTGTAGTTCGTGACCAATAGTATGTCTGCTGATGTGGCGTAATTTCATTGGTTgtttagaatattatttaaatgGAAAGCGATAGATCTTAATTGGTGGATCTgtccatttttttatttctatggTCCTGCGTATTTCATTTGCCTCGTTGTTATCTAGTAATAATAACATCTTCCACTTCCACCGAATCTGGATGTGACTTTCAACAACTAACCGGTCACCAATCTGAACCGGAATCTAACTAACCGATATCCATAAAACCAATCTTGCTTTTGGATCGATTCGTTTTGCTAACTCTTTATTTACATACACGTAATTTGTTTCTAACATGACGTGGAAAGTGAAATGATTGCTTCGAAATTATTCTCGTAATAATGTGATAACAGTCTAATACACTTTACTTACTTTGAAAATCAGACTTCTCGTTGAACCAACCAACCAGTGATTATAATCAGCAAGGAGGGTCTAATGCAGGACGTGGACCATCGAGACTCAAGTCTCAGCTAAGCTTCACTAGTCACGACCCACTGTCTCGTATCTCTGAGGTCAATGAGACATCTGTCCACGATGGTTCAGGCCATTCGTTTTCCGCGGCTAGCTTCGGTGCCGCCACTGATTCTTGGGATGACGGTTCCGGTTCAATAGGGTTTACTGTGACCCGACCCACTAAACGACCCAAGGACATGAACTCAGGTCTCTTTTCACaggtaaattattttgttttgatagGTTACACAGTTCACTATCTAATTTTTTGTCAGCGGTTAATTATCCGTTACATGTTATGTTAGTATTTCAAactcacaaataaaaatactttGTTTTTACATGTTATATTAGTATTTTGAATGCAGCAACTATTTTCTTGcaataatataaattgttgTTGTTGGGATCAAGGGGCAAACACTAACGAAATCTCTTTTAATTATCATTGCTTTTACAGTATAGTCTTCCTTCAGACACTTCAATGAACTACATGGATAACTACATGCAGCTTCCCGAAGATTCTGTACCATGCAAAGTTCGGGCCAAACGTGGCTTCGCCACCCACCCGAGAAGCATCGCCGAGCGGGTCAGTGCAACacactcttttcttttgtaGCAAGATGCAACCGAACTAATTATGTTGTTGCTAATCTATCACAGTTCAGTGATAAAAGAACCTACAATTATATGTCGctgaaaacatagaaaacaaTTAGCGAgaggtttatttatttatttattataaaaacctTCTTGTTTATGTgtactgatgatgatgatatataTGCAGGAGAGGAGAACGAGAATTAGTGGGAGACTAAAGAAGCTACAAGATCTTGTCCCCAACATGGATAAGGTTACTCTTCATTTTGAATCATATCAAATTTAGTGTATAGTTGTAACattgttaaataaaaatgttaatttacTTATATGATATACTTTTTACTGGTTTTATTAGCAAACAAGCTATTCTGACATGCTGGATTTAGCGGTACAACATATCAAAGGCCTTCAACACCAACTTCAGGTCCCCTACAAAACTATTAACCGgcttatttttctatttacatCAGCTGAATCCATTTTTAGATTTCTCTATAAATTCATTGATAAATATATACGTATACGTTTTAATCTACAAACGCAGACTTTGAAGAAAGAACAAGAGAATTGCACGTGCGAATGCAGTGAGAGACCAAACTAGCCTAGCTACGCAACCCTAACGGTAGGGATGCAGTGAGAGAGGTAGCTGCAACCCTAACGGTAGGGATCATTCTAAATTTATCATATGCTGTTTGATAATGTAAGAGAATTAGAGAAGAtgtaaataaatacattatcaATTGCCTAATTCTCTCTTATAAGCTTCCCTCATCGAAACAGTGCCAATTGTCCATTACATTTTTTTCAAGTCTTATGTTCTCTGAATATTTGGAATAATTCGAATTATGAATTTACAATTAtttggtgtttcaaaaaaaaaaagaatgacagttattttattttaaagttttgatcTACTTTTCTTCTAGTTTcaattttcacaaaataataTCTCAAACAGAAGATTGATATGTCAATTTGTTTAGTTGCATATCAAATCATTTCGAGTCCAATGCAGACACTCAACTACTCCAGCCATATTCAGAGCACTCTTTTTACCACTTAAGGAATAATATGTTGAATCTATTTACACATGAGAAACTGTTGTCTTTTCgtagtattttattatttttattttccatcGTGGACTTTAAAATTTCCTCAACTCTTCACTGATAAGCTGAGAATTTATATCTAGGACCGgacattttatccgttaaatttgattcgattcgttatttGTTTCGGTTCGATCTGAAAATTCCGGATATCCGTAAACTTTCTAAGcaaagcaaatactaaaaatcaatatacGTTAAACtcgaaacaaatcacaaatattaaaattttggaaagcggatatccgatc
This region of Brassica napus cultivar Da-Ae chromosome C5, Da-Ae, whole genome shotgun sequence genomic DNA includes:
- the LOC106402252 gene encoding transcription factor bHLH128-like, which produces MYQSSSSTSSSSQRSSLPGGGGGGAGLIRYGSAPGSLLNSMVDEVIGGSNGRDFNFPPPDNFLGDFFAGADSSSLRSESMTCGVNSSDGQKHLGSSNNNNNNNNNNKDLLLDRSYGGFNEISQHKINNHVGGGGSSSGSYSLARQRSSPADFFSYLSGEKNNFSLNQPTSDYNQQGGSNAGRGPSRLKSQLSFTSHDPLSRISEVNETSVHDGSGHSFSAASFGAATDSWDDGSGSIGFTVTRPTKRPKDMNSGLFSQYSLPSDTSMNYMDNYMQLPEDSVPCKVRAKRGFATHPRSIAERERRTRISGRLKKLQDLVPNMDKQTSYSDMLDLAVQHIKGLQHQLQTLKKEQENCTCECSERPN